Proteins co-encoded in one Hymenobacter swuensis DY53 genomic window:
- a CDS encoding sensor histidine kinase, whose amino-acid sequence MGLKLNTKIILGFVIAVGVLLLTSAISWYSIQQLGFYTRQVEHTYQVLENASSLRGHMRDAQSQVRGYLLLDDSTYLPGFESSIPAARSDLSALQGLTIDNAGQQRRLDTLATSIEDEFAYLRRWTMLPPSSEAVRRLVRLDQARQLELRQLIMRVQKEEQELLKERRRRQDFFENTTPAAIVVSAVLAAIIVLWLFTKITQELRANEELQAELARTNADVARRIQLIESLANRVVQGDYTVKISDQEQDTLGNLATSLNHMTQTLDNSFTALENRNRELDQFAYVASHDLKAPLRGVVTVVKWIEDELPHELSDQMRQYLDMMKGRLHRLEDLINGLLAYARAGRTERKLEQVNVQQLVSEVTELVIPPTFRVETPTLLPVLVTDRLSLQQVFTNLMGNAAKYHNRPDGLITVSCRDLGECYEFRVQDDGPGIAPQFQQKVFLMFQTLRDRNTAESTGIGLSIVKRIVEEQKGTIHIESQEGRGAAFIFTWQKN is encoded by the coding sequence ATGGGCCTCAAGCTCAACACCAAAATTATTCTGGGTTTCGTTATTGCCGTGGGCGTATTGCTGCTGACCTCGGCTATTTCCTGGTACAGTATTCAGCAGCTGGGGTTCTACACGCGCCAGGTAGAGCATACGTACCAGGTACTGGAAAATGCCTCCAGCCTGCGCGGCCATATGCGCGACGCCCAGAGCCAGGTGCGTGGGTATCTGCTGCTCGATGACAGCACCTACCTGCCAGGCTTCGAAAGCAGCATCCCCGCTGCCCGTTCCGACCTGTCGGCGCTGCAGGGCCTGACCATCGACAACGCTGGCCAGCAGAGACGCCTCGACACGCTGGCTACCAGCATCGAGGATGAGTTTGCCTACCTACGGCGCTGGACAATGCTGCCCCCATCCAGCGAGGCGGTACGCCGGTTAGTGCGCCTAGACCAGGCACGTCAGCTGGAGCTGCGCCAGCTTATCATGCGTGTGCAGAAAGAGGAGCAGGAACTGCTGAAGGAACGGCGGCGGCGGCAGGATTTCTTCGAGAATACTACCCCGGCCGCCATTGTGGTATCGGCCGTGCTGGCGGCTATTATTGTGCTCTGGCTGTTTACCAAAATCACCCAGGAGCTGCGGGCCAATGAAGAGCTGCAGGCCGAACTGGCCCGTACCAACGCGGACGTAGCCCGCCGCATTCAGTTGATTGAGAGCCTGGCCAACCGGGTAGTGCAGGGCGATTATACCGTGAAGATTTCGGACCAGGAACAGGACACGCTGGGCAACCTTGCAACGTCCCTCAACCACATGACCCAGACGCTGGACAACAGCTTCACGGCCCTCGAAAACCGCAACCGGGAACTGGACCAGTTTGCCTACGTGGCTTCCCACGACCTCAAAGCCCCTTTGCGCGGGGTAGTCACGGTAGTGAAGTGGATTGAGGACGAGCTGCCCCACGAGCTCAGTGACCAGATGCGCCAGTACTTGGACATGATGAAAGGCCGCCTGCACCGTCTCGAAGACCTCATCAACGGGCTGCTGGCCTATGCCCGCGCCGGCCGCACCGAGCGCAAGCTGGAACAAGTGAACGTGCAGCAGCTGGTGAGTGAAGTAACGGAGCTGGTTATTCCGCCCACGTTTCGGGTAGAAACCCCTACTCTTTTGCCCGTGCTGGTAACCGACCGGCTTAGTTTGCAGCAGGTATTTACCAACCTGATGGGCAACGCCGCCAAGTACCACAACCGCCCTGATGGCCTCATCACCGTGAGCTGCCGCGACTTGGGCGAGTGCTACGAGTTTCGGGTGCAGGACGACGGCCCCGGCATTGCGCCCCAGTTTCAGCAGAAGGTATTCCTGATGTTCCAGACCCTGCGCGACCGGAACACGGCTGAAAGTACCGGCATTGGGCTCAGCATTGTGAAGCGCATTGTGGAGGAGCAAAAAGGCACCATCCACATCGAATCCCAGGAAGGCCGGGGCGCAGCCTTTATCTTCACCTGGCAGAAGAATT